In the Phycisphaerae bacterium genome, GTCTCGAGTAGCTGGAAGGACGAGTAGATCGTAGGCGCAGGAACCTACTCCTACTCCTACTCCTACTCCTACTCCTACTCCTACTCCTACTCCTACTCTTACTCCTACTCCTGCCTACAATCAATCTGCGATCCGCAGCCTCCTTTCCTTCATGGCAGCGGATGCATGGGAGGTCTGCGCATGAAACGCCTTATCCTTCTGACAGCAGCGGCTGGTTTGTTTTGTCTGGCGGTTTTCCTGTTGATCCATTGGGGGCCCGCCGATGTTCGCGTACATGCCGACGAGCCCCTGCCGCCGCCTGTGCCGGGTGAACCGTTGGCTCTGGCTGTGGCGGCTGAGAACAACGCGGACTACGCCCAAGCTGAGAGCATCTACCGTGCAATCATCTCCTCCTATCCTGGGACGGCTGAGGCTTGGACCTCTCAGGCCAGACTGGTGTCGATCAAACTGGCCCTCAAGGAGTGGGACCAAGCGGTGACCGAGTGCGATATCCTCATCGCCCAAGGCCCGGACCATCCGGACTTGGCCGCGACGGTACTTGAGACCGCCCGCGTTCTGTCCAAGTCCGGGAAAACCAAGAAGGCCATCCGGCTTTTTGAGTACCACGTCGGCCGCTGGCCCGATTCATCGGCCACCTTGGAGATCAAGAAGGAATTGGCACTGCTCTACGCCCGCAGCGGCAACCCTGCGGTCGACAGTCTCTTTCAGGAACTGCAGAACACCCTTCCCCCCTCGGACGATCTGGCTGAGCTGACCGCCGGGATCGGAGCAGCCATCTTCGCCCGGGCTCGAGAGCAACAGAGCCGCGAGGCATACGCCACAGCCTTGGGCTATCTGCAAACGGCCGAGCAGATGTACCAGACGAATACTCCCTCATGGAACACTGAACGCCGGGCCATCCAGGCCCGCCAGCGCATCATTCAGGCCTACCGGGCGATGAACGACAGGCTGGCGGCCGGGCTGGCCGAGGACCAACTGCTTGCCGCCTACGCGTGCCGCGACAGCGAGCACGCGCTGGCCGACGCGCTGTGCGTCCTGGCGGATGAGCACCGAGCCAGCGATAGCCACGCTCGGGCCTGCGAGTTGTACCAGCATGCCTTGAGCTACTGCCCCGGCAGTGCCCGGACCTGTGACCTGATGACCGGCCTGGCCCGCTCGAGCATTGCCCTGGCGGACTACGACACGGCACAACGCATGGTCAATCAACTCGCAACCAGCTACTCGGCTCAAGCCGATTTCATCCGCCGCATGAACGAGATCGCTTGGGACTACCATGTGGCCAAGCAGAACGAGCTGGCCGAGGGCATCTATCGGTACGTGGTGGACAACTTCGGCGACCGCAAGGAGGCCGTCTTCTCCCAATCGGCGCTGGTGATCGTTAAGTATGTCACCGGCCAGGACGAGGTGGCCGCCGCCGAGTTGACTCGACTGTTCGACGGGTTCCCGGACAACAAGAGGAAACCGGCGGCCCTGAAACAAGTCGCGCAGGCCTGTGAGGGTCTCAAGAAGTATCGGCAAGCCGCGCAAGCATACCGGCTCATGCTCCAGTTGACCTCCGATCCGCTGGAGGCCGAGCGCGTCACCCTGGATTACATCGGCGCGACCATGCGAGCTATCCAGACGCAGGAAGACGCGGAAGCTCTGCTCCAGTACTGCCTGGAAGTCCTCAAGACACGGCCGACGAACCCGACCCTGGTGCATGACGCCGTGGGGTCGCCGGTCAGGGGCTTCGGGAGAATCGCCATCTTGACGGGGCGCAAGAGCCTTTCCATCGAGGCCGCCGACCGTCTGATGGCGGCCCTCGATCCGGACGCTCCCGAGTACCAACACGCACTGGCCCGGCACGTGCGAGCCTGGGCCTTCTCCTGGAACCGCCAGGCAGAAGAAGCGATCCGGCAAATGGTCAACCTGGCAGACGACTACGCGGGAACGACGGACAAGAACGTCGAGCGACTCTGCGCTACCTCACTGGGCCATGCCTACGGCTATGCCCTGGCAAATCTGGGTCGGCCCGATCTGGCGCAGCAGTACCTCGATCAGATCCGCTCCCGCTGGCCCGACGGGCGACACGAGAGCGTGATCGAGCTCTATACCACACACGTTCCGGCCAGCGTCAAGAAGCTGGCCGAGCAGGGCGCGGCGATCATGCAAGGCAAGCCGGAGCAGTAGCCGCCGAAGCGACCGGAGGCCTGTCGGGCACCTCCGGAAAACGTTAGACGTGCAGGACCACAAAGGCAGTCGTGAGAGGAACGAACCGTGTACACGCATGCTTCCACCGTCGGATCACTCGGCCGTGACGCCGGCTCACGCAGAGCGCATGTTCTTCCCTATGTGCTGATCGCACTACTTGCCTGCTGGCAGTCGCCCGACCAGGCCGCCGCGTGCGGCCCCTGTTTCGGTTACTTCTGTGGCGAGTGCGCAGACTGTGATCCGGTCGAAGAGCGATGTATCCCCAATCACCACTCCTGCTGTCCGTGTTCCTACTGGGGCACCTATCGGTACGTCGATATCTGTGTCTGGCCGGACCTGACCTGGCTCGGTGATGTCGTGCGCGTCCATGTCGTCGGATCGAGCGCAGCCCCAGCCGTCTGCTACCAACTGGAGCTTTTCTACGACTCGAGATTTGTGGAGAACGACATCGCCTGCCCATTGGAGTATCCTCAGGAGATCATCCAGCCGACCTTGCCGTCGTACCAAAGCTGTGCGGGCTACAGCATGCCGTTGCCGAGTGATCCCTCGAAGGGATGGCTCGCCCTGCCTGGCAGCCATGATTTCTACGTCCAACCGATGCGGCCCAGGTTCCAATTGGCGCGTCTGGAAGCTTCGCCATACAACCCCTATACCACTGCATCGCGGTACTTCGCCGTCGCAGACCTCGATCTTCGCGGCCCATATACCCTCGACCCCACATGCCACCCCGGAAGCCCCTGCGGGTGCTCCAGCGGGAACGACCTGGAACGATGCGAGCACCCGGATGACTACCCGTGTCAACCCGGCGACCCTGCGATCTTCTACATCGGTGTCAACGACGATTTCGACGAGGGCAAGGAAACGGAGGACGCCGAGGACGTGAGCATTCTCGACAACACTTCACAACCCGCACTGAATGATTTGGCCCAAATGTGCTGGACCATGGGCACCGCGACTGTGTATGAGGCATATTGGAGTGGCACTTACGACGTCATGTGCGGTGACTCATTTGAGGAGAGGGTATCCGCCAAGATGACCGTGTCTCCCGGCGAAATCGTGCGGCTTTGGGTGTGGCACAACAGCCAGTACGAGCAACTGCTGCTCGGGCAGAACATCATTCCCGGCTACGGAACGGATTCCTCGTTCTACGCAGAAGGGCTCAAGCCCGGAACGGTCACCATCCAGCTCGAGGGCAAGATCGACAACGACGACAGCCGGAGGCGAATCGACAAGATCCGGCTTTCTGCGGTCAAAATCGACGTCGACGTGGATAGCGATAATACCAACACCACGGCCCCCTTCGGCCCGGACGCCCCCCCGGCAACGCCCCCGGCCGCCAACGTTGAAGACCGGATCGAACAGAAGGCCGGTGAGCCGGGGCGGTTTGTCCTGGTTAACGACGACGACGACGACCAGGACGGCATCCTGGACTACGACGATGGGTATAATAAGGACGAGAATCCTATCTTTCTGGGTGATGACGTGACGTACGAGGAAGACGACTTCGTCATGCTCAAGGTCAAGATCGCACCGACGAGCATCAACCTGGACCCCAACCAGGCGTGGGTGCTGATCGACTACTCAGCAGACAGCCCGGACCCCAACGTGTGGAGCATCGGGAGGATTCGGCTGTGGAAGAAGCCTGGAGACGAGCCTCGCGACCGGCGCAGTGCCCTGACGACCGGCCAGGGTGACTGGATAGAACCCGGCCTCTACACAGACCTGAAAACGCTCATGCCATGGGACCCTAACCTCCAGCCGGATCCCGGCAACCCTCCGGCCAGCCACGAGATGACTTTCTACATCGAAGGTGTCAACGCCTCGGGGTCGCTCGGCGACACGGACATCACCTTCCGGATCGACCCCGATGGCCCAGGACCGGCCGGCTGCGTCCATGCGGATACCGCGCAGGTGACGGTGGTCAGACCGAATCTGGGTGCGGACTCGAACAATGACGGTTTCTACAACGGGGCGGACGAGATCATTGAGGACCGGTCGGATCTGTCGGGGCTTTACGTGGGCATGAACGACAATTTCGACGAGGAGGACGATCTGGAAGACTTCGAGACCCCGCAGGCCTCAAAGAAGCCCTGTCCTGCCGGTCAGTACGCTGTCGTTCCTACCAACGATCTCGAACCAGTCTATGTGTCGCTCGTGCCCGGGGGCGACAGTTTCTACGGAGAGTGTGACCTCTACTTGAAGGGTGGCCGCGACCATCTGCGGGTGTATGCCATCCGTTGGGGAAGCTGTGACGCCGCCTGTCCGGCGACGGGCGAGAACGTGTGCTGGAAGCTGATCGACGAGAACTACGATCTGGCTGCGAACTACCTCCACAGCCAGGGCCCGATTTATGGATGGGCCCTGTACGTGGAGGGCATCTTGCCTGGCGAAGCACAGATGCTCCTGGAATTCTGGCACGACGGCCACAAGCTGTACGAGGACTGGGTCAATTTCACAGTCGTCCAGATCGACGTCGACGTGGACAGCGATAACACCAACACCAACGCCCCCTATGGGCCGGATGCGGCCGACCCGATGACCGAGGATCGGATCGAGGAGAAGAACGGTGAGCCGGGGCGGTACGTTCTGGTCAATGACGACGACGACAACAAGAACGGCAAGCTAGACAATTCCGTGTTAGAAGTCGGGCCGATTCAGGACGAGGACGATCTTGTAGAAATCAAATTCACAGCTCCGGATTTCACACCCCACAACCCTGACTACGTCAAGTGGTTGCTGAACGTGCCTGCGAACATCGACATCTGGCAGAACAAGAACAAAAGCGGTTTCCATGTATGGGGCGGAGATGTCGCTGAAATACCGTGGACGGATCATGCTTTGCCCCAGACCTGGTACATGCAGGGCCTGGAGGTCCCATCGAGCGGCCCAGTTGAAATCGAGGCAAGCTTGTGGATCGATCCGGACGAGGATGGGCCGAAGTCCTACAGACTCGTGCATCGGGATACCGTGCAGGTGACGGTTATTCGCGTGGGTCTGGATGTTGACACCGATCGTGATGGCACCGTCAATCACTTGCTTGATGAATCGCGCAAAGACGAGATCACCCGTGACAGGGGTGCACTGTTCATGACCAACTACGACGACGATGACGCGAACGGTCACCCTGACGCGGTCAGCTTCAACAACGAAGGCCAGCCCATTGACGAGAACACGGATATCGAGCCCGGAGACGTGCCGGACATCGGGCATCTTGTCGTCCGGGCTCCGGGTTTTGCCACCACCGGGCTTCAATTCTTCCTCCGCATGGATGCCGACGATCTCAAGGCGGTCCATATCTTTGAGGAACGCGCCGAAGGCAAACACGTTCTCAAGACAAGTAGCGGTGCGGACTGGCCTGGCTGGACCGCTCAGAGCAGTGCTTCGGGAGACGCATCCTTGGATATCACGGCCCTGGTGAATCCGACGCTAGATGTAGACTTGGGTATCGAGGCCCTGTTCCTGCGGGGGCACAAGACGAGGTCTCCGTCCTACGAGTTTGACGGCCGGGTCAAAGTCGAGTTGGTGGTCCAACTGACCACAGGTGCGACCACGATCAACCCCGCCAAGATCCTCAAGGTCGACACTGTCCAGCTGGCCGTGGCTCCGTACCTGCTCCTGCCGAACACGCAGGCTTGTCAGGAGGTCTGGCTCCACACCTGGACGGAGGCTAATCCAATCGCGACGGCGCTTGGTGCTCTGGCGCATCGCGTTTCGTCCGGCGGTGGGCAGTGGCTCCAGGATCATGTTCAGGTTGGGATGACCTCGATTCCCGGATTGCAGATGCACGTGACCATGCGGATGCCGTATTATCGAGGGCAGCCAGGCTGGCCCGCCAGCAGCTTGCTGGGCCCCCAACGGGGGGTATACCGTTTCAGGAATACCTGTACCCATGACGGGGCCGACTCTGGCGATTTCGGCGGCAACCTCGAAATCATCCCCTACTCGGACGATTGGCCGCTGGGGCGCATCATCGTGGGGAACACGATGAGTACCCGACTAAGAAGTTTCCTCCAAGCTCAACGTATCGCCGGCTCCACGGCCATTCAGGAGCCGATCGTCGCCGATACCAGTTGGCTGGCCGTCGGTCACATCGACGAGATCATGTGTGCGGTTCCCGGCGGGGCCCGCGGATATAAGATCGTGATGGCCAGCCCGGACTACGCCCATCAGCTCCTGACGACGGGCGATTCTGCCCGCGGCATCGCCGCTCCGAGTGAGGATGCGGCCGTGTTCGCGACCGGGGCACAGGCCAGCGGAACGGCGTCGAACGCGATAACGACCACGTCGATGGTGTGGCTCTTCGACGGAGCGGCGCATGGGCGGGTCCAGTGCGTCGCTTCCGGAGACATCTCGGATGGCGAGACTGTGACCCTCTCCGACGGCACCACGACCAAGGTATTCGAATTCGATAAGGCTGGTGACGGCGTCGATACCGGTCACGTGCAAGTCGATATTGTCAGTGCCGGCACCGCGGCGGACGTCAGAGACGCTCTTCAGTCGACGATTGCCGCGGCCGGCATGGGGGTCACGCCATACGCCGACGGTTCCGACGCGCTGATCGTCATCAACAACGCGCTGGGAACGGCGGGCAACGTGCCCATTACCGACACAGTGACGGCGTCGGCTTTCTCGGTACAGGGCATGGCCGGCGGCGAAGCTTCCGCGAGCGGACGCGACTTCAGGGGTTCAGGCTGGGAGTGGGTGCGTCTCTTTAGCGGAACGGGAGCGGGGCAGGTCGGGCACGTTTCCGGTCAAGGAATCGGGTGGATCAGTGTGGCGCAGGTATTCAACACCACATCACAGATCGCGTCTGCTACGGGTATCTACGGCCTCACCTTCGGGAGCGCGCATCTCGCCCACCAACCCAGTGGCTGGTTTACAGAGCCAGGCTCCGGCACTCGTTACCTTATCGTTACCAACTC is a window encoding:
- a CDS encoding protein-arginine deiminase family protein, coding for MYTHASTVGSLGRDAGSRRAHVLPYVLIALLACWQSPDQAAACGPCFGYFCGECADCDPVEERCIPNHHSCCPCSYWGTYRYVDICVWPDLTWLGDVVRVHVVGSSAAPAVCYQLELFYDSRFVENDIACPLEYPQEIIQPTLPSYQSCAGYSMPLPSDPSKGWLALPGSHDFYVQPMRPRFQLARLEASPYNPYTTASRYFAVADLDLRGPYTLDPTCHPGSPCGCSSGNDLERCEHPDDYPCQPGDPAIFYIGVNDDFDEGKETEDAEDVSILDNTSQPALNDLAQMCWTMGTATVYEAYWSGTYDVMCGDSFEERVSAKMTVSPGEIVRLWVWHNSQYEQLLLGQNIIPGYGTDSSFYAEGLKPGTVTIQLEGKIDNDDSRRRIDKIRLSAVKIDVDVDSDNTNTTAPFGPDAPPATPPAANVEDRIEQKAGEPGRFVLVNDDDDDQDGILDYDDGYNKDENPIFLGDDVTYEEDDFVMLKVKIAPTSINLDPNQAWVLIDYSADSPDPNVWSIGRIRLWKKPGDEPRDRRSALTTGQGDWIEPGLYTDLKTLMPWDPNLQPDPGNPPASHEMTFYIEGVNASGSLGDTDITFRIDPDGPGPAGCVHADTAQVTVVRPNLGADSNNDGFYNGADEIIEDRSDLSGLYVGMNDNFDEEDDLEDFETPQASKKPCPAGQYAVVPTNDLEPVYVSLVPGGDSFYGECDLYLKGGRDHLRVYAIRWGSCDAACPATGENVCWKLIDENYDLAANYLHSQGPIYGWALYVEGILPGEAQMLLEFWHDGHKLYEDWVNFTVVQIDVDVDSDNTNTNAPYGPDAADPMTEDRIEEKNGEPGRYVLVNDDDDNKNGKLDNSVLEVGPIQDEDDLVEIKFTAPDFTPHNPDYVKWLLNVPANIDIWQNKNKSGFHVWGGDVAEIPWTDHALPQTWYMQGLEVPSSGPVEIEASLWIDPDEDGPKSYRLVHRDTVQVTVIRVGLDVDTDRDGTVNHLLDESRKDEITRDRGALFMTNYDDDDANGHPDAVSFNNEGQPIDENTDIEPGDVPDIGHLVVRAPGFATTGLQFFLRMDADDLKAVHIFEERAEGKHVLKTSSGADWPGWTAQSSASGDASLDITALVNPTLDVDLGIEALFLRGHKTRSPSYEFDGRVKVELVVQLTTGATTINPAKILKVDTVQLAVAPYLLLPNTQACQEVWLHTWTEANPIATALGALAHRVSSGGGQWLQDHVQVGMTSIPGLQMHVTMRMPYYRGQPGWPASSLLGPQRGVYRFRNTCTHDGADSGDFGGNLEIIPYSDDWPLGRIIVGNTMSTRLRSFLQAQRIAGSTAIQEPIVADTSWLAVGHIDEIMCAVPGGARGYKIVMASPDYAHQLLTTGDSARGIAAPSEDAAVFATGAQASGTASNAITTTSMVWLFDGAAHGRVQCVASGDISDGETVTLSDGTTTKVFEFDKAGDGVDTGHVQVDIVSAGTAADVRDALQSTIAAAGMGVTPYADGSDALIVINNALGTAGNVPITDTVTASAFSVQGMAGGEASASGRDFRGSGWEWVRLFSGTGAGQVGHVSGQGIGWISVAQVFNTTSQIASATGIYGLTFGSAHLAHQPSGWFTEPGSGTRYLIVTNSKNWTGYDGTSEIDFPAAMAVYEVLHDTDLWSLNTAAQGRIEGVRAQIQTSMGSGYLLHDTTTADDSLSGDSDDDFIALPTIFFGPSGTLAARHNAAFTPGLANGLAATGSLIVYPQQFGARSGAVDVFEAATTAIMGSGMTHFADDWDGYHRLEGEVHCASGEVRTLFSFNWWEHQP